A DNA window from Pogona vitticeps strain Pit_001003342236 chromosome 2, PviZW2.1, whole genome shotgun sequence contains the following coding sequences:
- the RFNG gene encoding beta-1,3-N-acetylglucosaminyltransferase radical fringe isoform X1 — translation MSFSCIRLSKICFLLSVIVCALLLLLLPKFQTSWRFGNYLQPRPLVVFNDSSKSDTPLQQVESSSVDHLDDEANNIMPLVKEELLQEWSNYIIDTGRASLKASGNRNEKPSKPVHDVMRDDREPVEISAMEKLELKDIFIAVKTTRKYHKTRLNLLFQTWISQAKGETFIFTDWEDQELRLRAGDHVINTNCSAVHTRQALCCKMSVEYDKFLESGRKWFCHVDDDNYVNLKNLLRLLSAFSHSQDVYVGRPSLDHPIEAADDVRNDGSTTTKFWFATGGAGFCISRGLALKMSPWARYVQLGKFVRIPQTLIEPRGFHSQIPVLDSLGSFISTAERIRLPDDCTIGYIIEGLLEVKLLHSPLFHSHLENLQQLRGETVLRQVTLSYGGPENKHNVVSLAEVFSVQQDPTRFKSLHCLLYPNTAWCPTPMVK, via the exons ATGAGCTTCTCCTGCATTAGGCTCAGTAAGATCTGCTTTCTGCTGTCAGTTATTGTTTGTGCACTTCTCCTTTTGCTACTCCCCAAATTCCAGACTAGCTGGAGATTTGGGAATTATCTGCAGCCACGTCCCCTGGTTGTTTTTAATGATTCAAGCAAGAGTGATACCCCGCTACAGCAGGTGGAGTCCAGCTCAGTTGATCATTTAGATGATGAAGCTAACAATATAATGCCATTGGTAAAAGAGGAGCTGCTACAAGAATGGAGCAATTATATCATAGATACTGGGAGAGCCAGCCTGAAAGCTAGTGGAAATAGAAATGAGAAGCCCAGTAAACCAGTGCATGACGTGATGAGAGACGATAGGGAACCTGTTGAAATTTCTGCAATGGAAAAGCTGGAATTGAAGGATATCTTCATTGCTGTCAAAACAACAAGGAAATATCATAAAACAAGGCTAAATTTGCTCTTCCAAACGTGGATTTCTCAGGCCAAAGGAGAG ACATTTATATTCACAGACTGGGAAGACCAAGAGCTACGTCTTCGTGCAG GGGACCATGTAATCAATACCAACTGCTCAGCTGTTCACACTCGCCAAGCTCTCTGCTGTAAAATGTCTGTGGAATATGATAAATTCCTTGAGTCTGGACGAAA GTGGTTTTGTCATGTGGATGATGACAACTATGTGAATCTGAAAAATCTCCTACGTCTCCTATCAGCATTTTCACACAGTCAGGATGTCTACGTGGGAAGACCTAGTCTAGACCACCCCATTGAAGCAGCGGACGATGTCCGCAATGATGGATCA ACCACCACAAAGTTCTGGTTTGCCACAGGTGGTGCAGGATTCTGTATCAGCAGAGGCCTTGCCCTGAAGATGAGTCCTTGGGCTAGGTATGTGCAGCTTGGAAAATTTGTTCGCATCCCCCAAACCTTAATAGAACCCCGAGGGTTTCATTCTCAGATTCCTGTCTTGGACAGCCTTGGGAGCTTCATCAGCACTGCAGAGAGGATTCGCCTCCCTGATGACTGCACCATTGGCTACATCATTGAGGGATTATTAGAAGTGAAACTCCTGCACAGCCCACTGTTTCACTCTCATCTGGAAAATTTGCAGCAGCTGCGGGGTGAAACTGTGCTCAGACAG GTTACTTTGAGTTATGGTGGTCCCGAGAATAAACACAATGTTGTGAGCTTGGCTGAAGTGTTCAGTGTACAACAAGATCCAACTCG attCAAATCTCTCCACTGCCTACTCTATCCAAACACAGCATGGTGTCCCACTCCGATGGTGAAATGA
- the RFNG gene encoding beta-1,3-N-acetylglucosaminyltransferase radical fringe isoform X2, with translation MSFSCIRLSKICFLLSVIVCALLLLLLPKFQTSWRFGNYLQPRPLVVFNDSSKSDTPLQQVESSSVDHLDDEANNIMPLVKEELLQEWSNYIIDTGRASLKASGNRNEKPSKPVHDVMRDDREPVEISAMEKLELKDIFIAVKTTRKYHKTRLNLLFQTWISQAKGETFIFTDWEDQELRLRAGDHVINTNCSAVHTRQALCCKMSVEYDKFLESGRKWFCHVDDDNYVNLKNLLRLLSAFSHSQDVYVGRPSLDHPIEAADDVRNDGSTTTKFWFATGGAGFCISRGLALKMSPWASLGSFISTAERIRLPDDCTIGYIIEGLLEVKLLHSPLFHSHLENLQQLRGETVLRQVTLSYGGPENKHNVVSLAEVFSVQQDPTRFKSLHCLLYPNTAWCPTPMVK, from the exons ATGAGCTTCTCCTGCATTAGGCTCAGTAAGATCTGCTTTCTGCTGTCAGTTATTGTTTGTGCACTTCTCCTTTTGCTACTCCCCAAATTCCAGACTAGCTGGAGATTTGGGAATTATCTGCAGCCACGTCCCCTGGTTGTTTTTAATGATTCAAGCAAGAGTGATACCCCGCTACAGCAGGTGGAGTCCAGCTCAGTTGATCATTTAGATGATGAAGCTAACAATATAATGCCATTGGTAAAAGAGGAGCTGCTACAAGAATGGAGCAATTATATCATAGATACTGGGAGAGCCAGCCTGAAAGCTAGTGGAAATAGAAATGAGAAGCCCAGTAAACCAGTGCATGACGTGATGAGAGACGATAGGGAACCTGTTGAAATTTCTGCAATGGAAAAGCTGGAATTGAAGGATATCTTCATTGCTGTCAAAACAACAAGGAAATATCATAAAACAAGGCTAAATTTGCTCTTCCAAACGTGGATTTCTCAGGCCAAAGGAGAG ACATTTATATTCACAGACTGGGAAGACCAAGAGCTACGTCTTCGTGCAG GGGACCATGTAATCAATACCAACTGCTCAGCTGTTCACACTCGCCAAGCTCTCTGCTGTAAAATGTCTGTGGAATATGATAAATTCCTTGAGTCTGGACGAAA GTGGTTTTGTCATGTGGATGATGACAACTATGTGAATCTGAAAAATCTCCTACGTCTCCTATCAGCATTTTCACACAGTCAGGATGTCTACGTGGGAAGACCTAGTCTAGACCACCCCATTGAAGCAGCGGACGATGTCCGCAATGATGGATCA ACCACCACAAAGTTCTGGTTTGCCACAGGTGGTGCAGGATTCTGTATCAGCAGAGGCCTTGCCCTGAAGATGAGTCCTTGGGCTAG CCTTGGGAGCTTCATCAGCACTGCAGAGAGGATTCGCCTCCCTGATGACTGCACCATTGGCTACATCATTGAGGGATTATTAGAAGTGAAACTCCTGCACAGCCCACTGTTTCACTCTCATCTGGAAAATTTGCAGCAGCTGCGGGGTGAAACTGTGCTCAGACAG GTTACTTTGAGTTATGGTGGTCCCGAGAATAAACACAATGTTGTGAGCTTGGCTGAAGTGTTCAGTGTACAACAAGATCCAACTCG attCAAATCTCTCCACTGCCTACTCTATCCAAACACAGCATGGTGTCCCACTCCGATGGTGAAATGA